The Micromonas commoda chromosome 6, complete sequence genome includes the window AGTACTgcggggtgccgaggatcagcgcgacgccctcgagccgTCCGCCCGCGTGCTGCCTGCACCACTCCAGCGCCACTTGGCAGCCCATGCTGTACGCGACCACGGTCACGTGCGCTACTGATGCGAGTCCGCGGttgtcgacgtcgtcgagcacgaGCTGCATGTCCTCCGCCAACGATTCGATGGACACTTTCGACGCATCGCGCGGGTTCTCGCTGCATCCGTGACCGCGGTAGTCCCAAGACAACACCGCGTGCTCCTTTTTCAGGGTCGGGACGAGACCTTCCCACTGGAACCCGTCGTTGCTGAGGCCGTTGACGGTGACGAGCAGCGGGGCTTTGGGATGGCCCGGTCGGGGCACCGGGCGGGTCAGCGCGTAGGCGACCCACGTGCCGTCGGCAGCCTGCACCctgccgccgacggcttCGTATCGGGTGCTACCGCCCGGCGTGAACGGCTCCTTGAGCTTGGGAAGgttcacgccgtcgtcgccgttggtCCTGCTGCGCACACGGAGCCTGCTACCGCCGGTTGTTGTTTTGTGCAGCGAATCGGGCGGGGTCGTGGGCGGGGCTCGAAGCGGCGACAGGTTGGTGGGCGAGCTGGCCTGGCCCTGTGCCGGCGGCCTGGGCGCGGGTGGAGGCTTGTGCTGCGGCGGGCTCGAGGGCGTCACGTCCGCGGCATTGGGACCGGGCTTCTTACGAGGCCTGCTCCGCGCCATCCGGCGCGCAGTTCGAGTTTGAGACGTCCAACTGGCAGACCGCGCTCCTCTCCCGCGCGAATCAAGAGGCGGACATTTGAAAATCTGATGTCCGCGGCAGCCGTGCTGGTTTTTTGGTTAGATTTCATCCTAATTGCCGTATGCAAAAAATCTGTTCTCTGATTGGTTGAAGCAAAATCGAGCCTCTTGATCCTATCGTCCCAGCCAAAGATAGAGGACGGTGCCCTCGGTTGGCGCGCCACTCGAGCGAAGCACggcaccgtcgtcgcgcgtccaACTCGTATCATGGCTCATTCTctggccaccgccggcgccacctacgcgggcgcggccctcaccggccgccgcgcgcccgccggccgcgtcgccgtcaggGGATCCTCGCTGAAGGTTCGCGCCGctgacgccaccgcggagttCGACCCGCGCACGTTCAGGCGCGAGCTCTCCAAGTCCGGGAAGTACAACCGCAAGTTCCTCAAGGACGAGGAGTCCGCGAAGaagatggaggacgacggcatcGGCTACTCCAAGA containing:
- a CDS encoding predicted protein (Encodes a protein containing esterase domain with hydroxyproline-rich glycoprotein (HRGP) motifs at N-terminus); translated protein: MARSRPRKKPGPNAADVTPSSPPQHKPPPAPRPPAQGQASSPTNLSPLRAPPTTPPDSLHKTTTGGSRLRVRSRTNGDDGVNLPKLKEPFTPGGSTRYEAVGGRVQAADGTWVAYALTRPVPRPGHPKAPLLVTVNGLSNDGFQWEGLVPTLKKEHAVLSWDYRGHGCSENPRDASKVSIESLAEDMQLVLDDVDNRGLASVAHVTVVAYSMGCQVALEWCRQHAGGRLEGVALILGTPQYSLRTVMFGSKTAADLVATFLDSFQTPLALAWEVSFAWTFATSYVSHALARALGVIRIQWAAFAPFYRHLKRLHGGAYNRMLVTGQRHTAMDVLERLDRREVPTLIVTGGKDFSAGKSVFREMHFAAPRASFVHLPEACHAGMIGEREAVTEALEAFLHEKRESVAFNRRRLYDATGMNVSPPESPVKTAGGRDVVADPLSPAISPIKE